From the genome of Mastacembelus armatus chromosome 12, fMasArm1.2, whole genome shotgun sequence:
caaagtcccaactagtcagctttttgatgtactagtggccctctggacgacactagtaaggctaaaagtcctactagttaactagtgtgctgaaagaactgtgacaagtttactagtcaagcgtgagtttggctcactagtgaactagtgactAGAATTTGTctgcactagttcactagtgagagcCTAAATCCTCACTAGTTAGTGAGGGCCAACgtgcacactagttaactagttaagACCTCTAGGccttactagttaactagtgaggctAAATTATGcatactagttaactagtgaggttAAAACCACACTAGTTGTACTagtgacagacattttcatgtaactAGTAAGTTTCAAAATGTTCACTAGTTGAACTAGTGAAAGCCCAAAtgctcactagttaactagtggcACAAAATGCTAATGAGGGGGTGGGCTGGTGGGCATTAAGGCTTTTAATTATCTCTCTAttccaaaattaaaaatgctaaCAAATCAGAATGAAGGATTTTGTCATTATCCCGACCACTTCATCTACATGTTGCGTACTAGTTAACATGCAGGCCTGAGGAAAATGTCCACTAGTTCCACAGGTGGGGATCATTTTGGCCTTACTTGTtaactagttaaacacacaatctgttactaGTGAGCTAATAAGGTCCAAATGGAGTAAGTAGTTGACTAGTGACAATGATATTCTTCTCACTAGTTAACTAATGGAAGACATTTTGTCTCAGTAGTGAAAGTctgtatcagacatgttcagactatgATTGaacatttttcctacatgttaggccttttctttagctagtttagcatttattggcactagtgagcaactatgtgcaactagtgagatatttgtttaacatgttggtctttttgaACTAGTATGTGaatgaacatctgatatcaaggatatttaatttatgctcaaacggcttgccatacTGGTCCATcatgttgtgaaggggatggtcagtgtattacAGGATGGActctatctgtctgtgtgtatctctCTACCGCCATCTGTATAGTATATGACAGACTGTTCTTAACCTAAACAAAATGTGGCATTTGTACAATGTAGCAAAGTAACTAGGTGCATTAGGGTAAGGATACGgtgatattctatatttttcttttgtcaacATATCCTATGAAATTACCAGAGGCAATAATGAACTGATCCCATTAGCAAGTAGGCTAAAGTCTGTGTAGCTGAAGCCTGTAAATTGTGTTCCTTTGTGCCATGCTGCACCATTGTTgtccagaaactattaaaaacacatcacagagcCACACTGTTGCACTGGCTGACATGTTCTTTCATTACCATGAACAACACAtgctgtagtttattttgactaGACAGCATATACACCATTCTGCTGctgtgagtaaaaaaaaacaaaaacaaatgtgtgttagTGTGCTGCTGAAAATGGTCCCTAACAAATACACAGCTTCCTTCTGTTTGACTAATACTGGCttactaaacatttttttatatcaaactcaatttatgacacattttaaaGATTATTGTCTTCAGTTGAAATCAGTGGACTTGAAGTTGAAAGCCAGGGAGTAGTGGAGTCAGCAAATACTGCATATTGTTCTAGGACTGTGCTGTTCTGGACAGAGCTCTCAGATGTTGTTATTGGGATCTGTGTATATACAGCTTCTTATAAGAAACTAATACAACAGTAATATGCTGTCTGATAGATTTTGTTCGTTTTGTTCACAGAGGACTAGTACTTTTAATCTTGAACCACACCTGCTTACTGGACTCCAGATAACCTTTTAGCCAAATCAGGCTGCATGTTAGTTGTCATGGATACCATGCGTCTGCAAACCTGTGAGGAGCCAAATCAAATGCTCTGACTCTTGAACACATGTGTACACATTTTTTAGAAACATTATACTGAGTAGGTTACATAATGTATACAGCATGTACAAGTCTATATTTTAGATTTGTTGCATTCGTGTATGtggggtgtttgtgtgtctgtctttttatgTTTGGACAAATTGTAGCTCAAAGCCATCACTGAGAATATGGTTAGGCATTtcattgtgatggttaaggttgaGGTCAGGAGTTATGGCAATGAGTGTCCTCATAACTATAGAAACATTattgtgtgtgagcatgcatgGGTTGATGTCAAGCCCTGTTCATCATCAATGTTTTACCACCATAACCTGTTGCTATGGAGACATGAGAAAAGATTCAGCATGTCATGTTTCATCAGTCTAATTAGTCAGGAAATATAGACACAGTCATATCAGGGCTTCATGACAACTCAAAAAAAGTCCAGAGAAACACACAACCTGTAATGCACCATTTTGTAAACAATTTCTGCTACAAACTTTGAAAGTATCATTCAGCTTTACCTCACACCATAGTCTCATGGCCATTACCCAGAATTCTTAAATATTCTCATATATCCTGCAAAAAagactttttgtctttttatttcacatcaTAGTGTgcaatgtagtttttttttgtctgatgaTGCAGATACAAGTAGCCAAGTCAAGTATGAGTGTGCATGGAGCACAGTGGTGCACTGAACTAAATGGTAAATAAGCACGGTGAAGCAAATGAACACAATAATACTGTTAACATACTGATTTTAGTAGGTACAGTGCTAGTATGATGACATTTGCTAGTTAACAGAAAACATGGTGCAGATAGGAATGTCATTACAGGTAGTACATTTTCTCCTGAGTAGAACCTAAATGTCTGTACCATGTTTCAATAGTTGTGGAGATGCTGCAGTCAATCCCCAAATGTCAACCTCACAGTGGTGCTAGAGGAAAGTCAGTAGGATTCATTAACTGGAGATCATGAATGTCTATACATAAGTACATGGAATCTATCTAACAGTCTGGATCAGAGTAGATATGCCATATCTCAAACACTGGCTAAAACTCATTTACATTAActtgttggttgtgattttacTTTGTAAGTACAAAGACTTTCAACATTATATTTCAGTTGCTGAAAAGATAATCAGAACTATACAGCTTATACAGTCCATTTATTTTAACCGGAAAGTATTATTATAGTAAATTTAGGCTATTGTTCCATTTGTCTGGCCTAAATTCAGTGGTAGCAATAGGGATAATTACCTCAGTATAATGTGTGAATGCTACCAAGTCGCcgtgacagttttttttcttttattgtcttcTTCCAACATGGTATGAATGCAGCTAAAGGCAGTAAGGTCAGTTAGGCAAAGCTATTTCACCCCGTCTGGACTCTACATCCCCTGCAAAATACCTCACacagaaatattcaaattattATCTCAATTTGTGCTTACAAAGTAAAATCACAACTAACAAGTTAATGTAAATTAGTTTTAGCCAGTGTTTGAGATATGGCAATGCCAGGCACTGagaactgagaaaataaaacaggtcAACCTGCACTAGATGAAAATTAAGCCAAGAGGGGTGCCTGGTGGTCAAACACGGGTACAGCAAAGAACCCTAACCAAACTAAAATTGGAGGAGGGAAAAAGACATCAAGAACAACAAAGTTGAATGTGTTGCTCTTCCAAAGCATGTCATACAAGTCCTGTCAAAGAATCTATGCTTCTTATTACAACCTTTTATGCATCTCTGGTAGAGATCTGAGCAGGCCAGGGGCTCTACAGGGGACTGTTGTGGCTTCATTACACTAtacacagtacacagcagactttGCGTAAAATTTGTGAGTgctgccacattcagaagtattctgatgataccGCTATTGTTGCATTCATCAGAACTGGACAGAAAGAGGAGTACAagccttcagtgactggagtcaaAAACTGCCTcgtactgaacacctctaaagcACTCGTACTGAACACCCCTAAAACACTTGTACTGAACACCCCTAAAACACTtgtactgaacacctctaaaacactcgtactgaacacctctaaaacactcgtactgaacacctctaaaacactcgtactgaacacctctaaagcACTcgtactgaacacctctaaaacactcgtactgaacacctctaaaacactcgtactgaacacctctaaaacactcGTACTGACCACCTCTAAAACACTcgtactgaacacctctaaaacactcGTACTGACCACCTCTAAAACACTcgtactgaacacctctaaaacactcgtactgaacacctctaaagcACTcgtactgaacacctctaaaacactcGTACTGACCACCTCTAAAACACTcgtactgaacacctctaaaacactcGTACTTACCATCTCTAAAACTCTcgtactgaacacctctaaaacactcGTACTGACCACCTCTAAAACACTCGTACTGACCATCTCTAAAACACTcgtactgaacacctctaaaacacaatatactgaacacctctaaaacacaatatactgaacacctctaaaacactcgtactgaacacctctaaaacactcgtactgaacacctctaaaacactcgtactgaacacctctaaaacactcGTACTGACCACCTCTAAAACACTCGTACTGACCATCTCTAAAACACTcgtactgaacacctctaaaacactcGTACTGACCACCTCTAAAACACAAtatactgaacacctctaaaacacaatatactgaacacctctaaaacactcatactgaacacctctaaaacacaatatactgaacacctctaaaacacaatatactgaacacctctaaaacactcGTACTGACCACCTCTAAAACACAAtatactgaacacctctaaaacacaatatactgaacacctctaatGCAgtcctactgaacacctctaaaacactcGTACTGACCACCTCTAAAACACTCGTACTGACCATCTCTAAAACTCTcgtactgaacacctctaaagcACTcgtactgaacacctctaaaacactTGTAGTGACCACCTCTAAAACACTCGTACTGACCATCTCTAAAACACTcgtactgaacacctctaaaacactcGTACTGACCACCTCTAAAACACTCATACTGAACACATCTAAAACACAATATACTGACCACCTCTAAAACACTCGTACTGACCACCTCTAAAACACAATATACTGGACACATCTAAAACACAATATACTGACCACCTCTAAAACACAACATACTGACCACCTCTAAAACACTtgtactgaacacctctaaagcACTCGTACTAACCAACTCTAAAACACTCGTACTGACAACTCTAAAACACTCGTACTAACCACTTCTAAAACACTCGTACTGACCACTTCTAAAACACTTGTACTGAACACATCTAAAACTCTCGTACTGACCAACTCTAAAACATAAtatactgaacacctctaaggagatggtagtggattttcaaATGTCTAAACACTGAAGTGGTaccagcctacaaatatctaggcatGCACCTGGAAAATAAGTTGGAATGGTCACTGAACACTGATGTACAAAAAATGCAGAGGCAACTTTTCCTCCTAAAGTGGCTCAGGTCCTTTgatgtctgcaggaagatgctgcacatgttttaccaaactatagTTGCAAGAATGAAACATACATGGCTGCTGAACAacctggtgcaaaaagctggttcagtgactggaatgaggctggactcactggggcctgtggtggagagatgcacatgGAAAAATGTAGAGACTACCCTGGAATACAatgaccatccccttcacaacatcctgatagagcagagaagcagctgcagtgcacAACACACCTCACTGTactgcaggactgaacaatacaggagatccttcatccccactgccatcaggctctacaacacttaataaaaataataacacttttatttataaggcactttaaaaacagcaataactgacacaaagtgctgtacaCCATATTCAACACATGAAATCaagtaaacataaaaacaaattaataaaatacaataagtaaataataacaataaaactatAAGAAAgaccttagccaatggcagataaCTAATTAACATGAACTGGACACTTCCTGAGTACTATTACTATCCTGATTATTTATTACTTTGACCACAAGAGTACAAGATTAATAAAGTGGTTCTCATCTCAGATACTGTCTGCTAAGCTTTACCGAGATTTAAGACCAATTAACATCTGAGTTTCATATTTTAGgcagggggcagcacagtgtCTGAACCAAGAAAGGCccgggtttgcaacctggcaggggtttttctgtgtggagtttgcatgttctccctttATTCCGGGTACTCCAgattcctcccacagtccaaaaacatgtatgtcaggttgattggtgactctaaattgcccataggagtgagtgtgagtgtgcgaggttgtttgtctctatgtggccctgtgatggactggtgacctgtccagggtgtacccctggctttcacccaaagagagctgggataggctccagctgatctccgtgaccctggttaaggaataagcgggtatagatgatggatggatggactttaaAATTATAGAATATATAGATAATTTAATAACTTTGGGTGAGATGTATAGAGAGTGGCTTTCTGCATTGGATAGGAGTACTCGCCTTAATAAGGACAGATTGTGGCCGAGTCactgattcagtgttttttttttagcagcgTTCAGTCTGTGGTTGATATAAGTTCATTCTATTccataaatgttttgttataaCTAAACTGAGATATTTCACCTTGTTTCTGACAGGGATAATAGCTATAATATTTGAATCACAGTTGTGAACAGCCAAAAGttcacattttcttaaatttagaGTCAGCCCTGAAGCTTTGGAAAAATTATTAATTTGTCAATTGCTAACTGAATcatatatctgtttttttttaataatgctgTGTCATCAGCAAATTGGCTAATTATAAATTCCTTTCCCAAAACTTCAAATCCCTGTAAATCTGGAGAGTTTTTAAGGTAAATTTCAAACAGTAGTCGAATAAATAAGAGGGTTTGCTGGGCAACCTTGTCTAATGCCATGCTTAACAGAGAACCTTTTGGAAAGGCTGTGGCTGATAGAGACACTACTATTTATATCATTATACAGCATTCCTATAAAGTTACAGAAGTTTTTTCCAAATCCAAACAATTCCAAGGCTTTAAACAAAAAAGGGTGCTGTAGGGTGTCAAAGGTTTTGAAGAAATCCAGGAGTAAAATGAAGCTATCAAAAGGAATATGAGAGTTGTAATCCAGAAGGTCTAATACGAGTCGAGTGTAGTTATGAATATGCCTTCCCTTTTTAAATGCACACTGTGTTTCACCTCTTATTTTCTTAAGGCTTTTTTCAAGCCTGTAGCTATAAACATGAGCTAAGAGTCTGTAATCAACACAGAGGAGTGTATTTAGACAATCTATCTTTGTTGCATTCTGGTATGAGTGTGATAATACCTTGTTTCATTATATAGGATGAATCGGAATTGACAATGCATTCCTATTCTTTGAAAGCCTCATAGATCAGGTCTTTAATGTCATtccaaaaatgtttctgttgtgaGGTCATCTATGCCAGGTGACTTACCATCAGGCATTTACTTCAAGGCAGTTTCAGTTTGGTAGAATTGAATGGCCTCATGTATAGAATAATCAAAGTTGTATACGTTTTTATAAAATGAAGATATATGATTGTTGATTATGGTTTAATCTTTGATTaagaatttatttatataaatctTGTGTATTTCCTTTTTACACTGTTTTTCTCCAAATTGAAGAAGCAGGATGAATTTTTTCCCCCATATTTCAATCCACCTTGCCCTTGATTGAATATTAGTTCcctttgctttgtttcttttacGTCACCTGCTGGAAAGATAAGTGGAACCCTTTCAGGTCGGCTCCATCAACACGGAATGTTTTAGAGCAGCACTTGACAACCCGGAAATGAAGCGCTGCTCCTGACTAAAAACAATGGCAGTGAGCGCCGTTCACCTGGAGTCCGACGCCTTCCTGGTGTGCATGAATCATGCGTTAAGTACTGAAAAAGAAGAGGTGATGGGTCTGTGTATCGGAGAGGTGGAAACCACCCGCATCGTTCACATCCACTCCGTCATCATTCTCCGCCGGTCGGACAAGAGGAAGGACCGTGTCGAGATCTCCCCGGAGCAGCTGTCAGCGGCCTCCACGGAGGCGGAGAGGCTGGCCGACATGACGGGCAGGCCGATGCGGGTGGTCGGCTGGTACCACTCCCATCCGCATATCACTGTGTGGCCCTCTCACGTCGACGTCCGGACCCAGGCCATGTACCAGATGCTGGACCAGTGCTTCGTGGGCCTCATCTTCTCCTGCTTCATCGAGGACAAGAACACCAAGACAGGCCGGGTGCTGTAcacctgtttccagtctgtACAGGCGCAGAAGGGCTCCGAATACGAGCGGGTGGAGATCCCCATCCACGTCGTGCCCCGTGAAGCCATCGGCAAGGTGTGCCTGGAGTCGGCCGTGGAGCTGCCACGGATCCTGTGCCAGGAAGAGCAGGACACCTACCGCAAGATCCACAGTCTGGCGCACCTGGACCCGGTCACCAAGATCCACAACGGCTCCGTATTCACCAAGAACCTGTGCAGCCAGATGTCTGCGGTGAGCGGCCCGCTGCTGCAGTGGCTGGAGGACAGACTGGAGCAGAACAAGCAGAGCATcgtggagctgcagcaggagaaagagaggcTGCTTCAGGAGCTGGCTGCTCTGTGAGCCAGGAGGACTATTCTATTCTTTTTGCATCCAGACAGGACTGGGTATCAGACCTCAGTACATGTGGAAACTGTTGATAGTAGGATTgaaactaatgattattttctttaaccTTTAACTTTGATTAACCAAATTTCTGATTTGGTGCAATAAAATCagaacattattatttttggtttttgttttcatgagtgtgtttgtgtttacaacTGGTTGTTTTACATACTGactaaaatgtttcattttattaaattaatgaattatATGTTCAAAAATAGTGTTAATGCCCATCATTTTCCTACAGGAGAATTATTCAGGCATACCTAACATGATGCTTTTCTGTGAAatctatttttattatgttactAGGAACACATAACAATATCCTGTTTGGACAATTATAGTGAAAAGCCTACAAGAGGTTatagaaacaaataaaagttgGTCAAATACTAACAATAGTTATGGTAAGTGGAAATATAGAAGGTAGATGAGTTACAATGTACAGTGTTTAGGATGAATAGTAGCATTAAGTTGTCTGCTTGAGCTTCCTAGACATTTGAGTAAAACCAAGAGATGGTTATGTTACTCTAACATCCCGTACATGTCAACACTGGATTTAAAATGGCATTAATGAAGGTGTAGTGATGCTGGCCATAGgatttaaaaatatcttaagTTTTAGTGACAAATTTTATTAAAGACAAAATCAAATGTGTTCATCATCTAATATTAAATTATGAGAACAGTCAAGAATAATCTAACAAATAAGTTACAATAATATAACTTTGGATGGCTCTGCTTCTGAGGAACAGtaacttcatgtattttttctAGACTCTGTTAATTGGCTCCCTGACTGCTGGGTGAGTTTTGTGCTTCCAGCTGTTTGGGTAGATGCCCTGGTCCTGATTTGCTGGTGTTGGTGCTGTCTTTGTGGGTAGGCAAGGGGGCAAGTGGGGGCAGTGGGGCCTGGTTACGGGGCAAGACCAGACGCCCTGGTTCTTGTTTGCTGTTGGAGGTGGTGTGTATGGGGCTGGGCAAAGGGGCCAGGGAGGGCAGCGCGACCTGGCCACTCAGTAAGATGTGACCTCCTTTACGGGACAGCAAGCCGATCTCTCTCCTGAGGGCCTCAGCCTGCTGGGACTGTTTCTTCACCAACTCCTGAAGCCTGTGGATCTCTTCCTGGTCCGTGAGTCTCCTGTGGTCCTGAAACTGACTGCCCTGGAcaacataaacagaaacagtatgtgtggacaaaaaaaatctgtctatctcagaggtgggcactgagggccacagccctgcttgttttccaactatccctgccttaccaaTGCTGACTACCTGGGTCAGGAGTGTTCtgccagtcagaagctggaaggtaccaCTTCATTTTGTCCTCCCCCAGTGTATGCTAAGCTGCTATGTGCCTTATGCTATTTGTACTTGTTCATCTTTTTTTACTTCTTATCTAAGTTTATTTCTGCCTGCCCTGactgtaatttttacattgtaCTTTTTAGTATTTATGTGTATGCACTGCGGTTCTGAGAGTTATGAAATTTTGAatctctgtatgtgctctacatgtgaCAGAATAGACATTAAAGCAAACTTTGAAactcatctgagatggtatgttccagcttatgattggctgaacacacctgatccaggtaatcagcagtgggtagtgcaaggatagttggaaaacaagcagggcagtggccctcgaggaacatggattgcccacccctgtcatagtaccatattatcccaatagagcactttgctctcagagtgcaggtctacttgtggttcccagagtttccaaaagcagactgggaggcagagcctttaactatcaagctcctctcctgtggaatcaGCTCctggtctgggttcaggagggagacactctctgtacttttaaggctagacttaaaaccttcctctttgacaaagcttataatTGTCACTaatcttgtgctctctctctctcccctagtttgtgctctctccctccctccctctccctctctctctctctctgtaccttctgcaggtgtccctggtcctggagctgtatattgctgatgtgcagttactggccccaccaacctgcagtgtctatttgttgtttattgttgctgttcttttctctctgctctatccactcaccccaaccggtcgaggcagatggccgcccaaactgagcccggttctgctggaggttttttcccttaaagggagtttttcctctccactgtcatcaagtgcttgctcataagcAAAACCCAATGTGCTCGCTCgcattgagtttttttttttgttttttgagatgattgtattgtgatttggcgatatacaaataaaaccgaattgaattgaactgacatttttcaaatgtttactcTTAGAAATGTTTCCTGCAGCACCAGGCAGCTGTTGTCATCAAACAAGCTCTGATAAACCCACTGTTTGTCACCTGTTTGTCTTTCCATAAATAATGGAAAGACGTGACAAGGTGGTGATGATGAAAGAAGATGTGGCGTCTAAACAAGATATTTGTCTCAGGAGTTGGTTGGTTGGTCTCAGAactaaaaggagagaaaagtcCATGATCCATAATCATGTGAGATCATATTATTAATGTTTCTCTGCTCTCTACTggatgtgtaaatgtgtttgctgACACATTAGCCATTACAGCTTCTTAGTCATATGTCAGATTTGTGTGTCCAGTTGTCACCTTCTGCAGGTTGAAGAGGTAACTGACACTCAGAACCACAGTAAAGGCTGTTGTAGCATGTGATTTACTTCAATAAATCATTGTAACACATAAAGCTAAGGAGAATGTGATACTACTGCGATtacattgttgtgtttgttactcacaaaataataataataatttaatgcCGAAGAATTACCATTTCTTTCTGCATAGCATTAAGTTTATGCTCC
Proteins encoded in this window:
- the brcc3 gene encoding lys-63-specific deubiquitinase, which codes for MAVSAVHLESDAFLVCMNHALSTEKEEVMGLCIGEVETTRIVHIHSVIILRRSDKRKDRVEISPEQLSAASTEAERLADMTGRPMRVVGWYHSHPHITVWPSHVDVRTQAMYQMLDQCFVGLIFSCFIEDKNTKTGRVLYTCFQSVQAQKGSEYERVEIPIHVVPREAIGKVCLESAVELPRILCQEEQDTYRKIHSLAHLDPVTKIHNGSVFTKNLCSQMSAVSGPLLQWLEDRLEQNKQSIVELQQEKERLLQELAAL